Proteins from a single region of Geminicoccaceae bacterium:
- a CDS encoding orotate phosphoribosyltransferase — translation MFTSSFPDRQEMNRLTARMLLEIEAVHFRSDEPYTLTSGLRSPVYIDCRKLISYPRIRRTLMDFATTTLLRDCGFECFDAVAGGETAGIPFAAWLADKLDLPMLYVRKKPKGFGRNARIEGHMTEGQRVLLVEDLTTDGGSKVKFAQGLREAGAIVTDTIVVFYYDIFRDARANLERHGLRLHSLATWWDVLQYCRNEDYFDNATLNEVEAFLNSPLEWSAARGGAGEISSG, via the coding sequence ATGTTCACCAGCAGCTTTCCCGACCGCCAGGAGATGAACAGGCTCACCGCACGCATGCTGCTCGAAATCGAGGCCGTGCATTTCAGGAGCGACGAGCCCTACACCCTGACCTCCGGCCTCAGGAGCCCGGTCTATATCGACTGCCGCAAGCTCATTTCCTATCCGCGCATCCGCCGCACATTGATGGATTTCGCCACGACGACATTGCTGCGCGATTGCGGCTTCGAATGCTTCGATGCCGTGGCCGGCGGCGAGACAGCAGGCATACCCTTCGCGGCCTGGCTTGCCGACAAGCTCGACCTGCCGATGCTCTACGTGCGCAAGAAGCCCAAGGGCTTCGGACGCAACGCCCGCATCGAGGGGCATATGACCGAAGGGCAGAGGGTGCTCCTGGTCGAGGATCTCACGACGGATGGCGGCAGCAAGGTGAAGTTCGCACAGGGCCTGCGGGAGGCCGGTGCGATCGTCACCGACACCATCGTGGTGTTCTACTACGACATCTTCAGGGATGCGCGTGCCAACCTGGAAAGGCACGGCCTGCGGCTGCACAGTCTCGCAACCTGGTGGGATGTTCTCCAGTATTGTCGCAATGAGGATTATTTCGACAACGCGACATTGAACGAGGTCGAAGCCTTTCTCAATTCACCGCTGGAATGGTCGGCGGCGCGCGGCGGTGCAGGTGAAATCTCCAGCGGATGA
- a CDS encoding ABC transporter permease, with the protein MSPSFATMDNVSNILRQVSITAIIATGLTFVILTAEIDLSVASVANAVGIVVAFFTMQEAYVNIANLPLPGALAILLALASAVALGMVTAFGVTVIGIPSFIMTLAMLQIGAGICAMLVRGQIAYNVPPLIKFLGSGYIGSVPVIVIVAGVFLLVGHFVLTYTRFGRYVYMVGGNREAAEFSGVNVKLITASVMIIGAVCSGVAGMLGVAYYGSAQQNQFDDFLLDSIAAVVVGGTSLFGGVGGIPNTIIGLFVLGVLNNGLDHIDIDSFLKVLIRGLILLLALVINVYAQKLRDR; encoded by the coding sequence ATGAGTCCCTCGTTCGCGACGATGGACAATGTTTCCAACATCCTGCGTCAGGTCTCGATCACCGCCATCATCGCGACGGGTCTCACCTTCGTCATCCTCACCGCCGAGATTGATCTCTCCGTGGCGAGTGTCGCCAATGCGGTAGGAATCGTGGTGGCGTTTTTCACCATGCAGGAAGCCTATGTGAACATCGCCAACCTGCCGCTGCCGGGCGCGCTCGCGATCCTGCTCGCCCTGGCGTCAGCTGTCGCGCTGGGCATGGTCACGGCCTTCGGCGTCACGGTCATCGGCATTCCCTCCTTCATCATGACGCTGGCCATGCTGCAGATCGGTGCGGGCATCTGCGCGATGCTGGTGCGCGGGCAGATCGCCTACAACGTTCCACCACTGATCAAGTTCCTCGGGTCGGGTTATATCGGTTCGGTGCCGGTAATCGTCATCGTCGCCGGCGTCTTTCTCCTGGTGGGGCATTTCGTGCTCACCTATACCCGCTTCGGCCGGTACGTTTACATGGTAGGCGGCAATCGCGAGGCGGCGGAATTCTCGGGCGTCAACGTCAAATTGATCACCGCCTCGGTGATGATCATCGGTGCGGTCTGTTCCGGTGTCGCCGGCATGCTCGGGGTGGCGTATTACGGCAGTGCGCAACAAAACCAGTTCGATGACTTTCTCCTCGATTCGATTGCCGCCGTCGTGGTGGGGGGCACCTCCCTGTTCGGCGGCGTCGGTGGCATACCCAACACCATCATCGGCCTGTTCGTGCTGGGCGTGCTCAACAACGGCCTTGATCACATCGACATCGACAGTTTCCTCAAGGTCCTCATCCGCGGGCTGATCCTGCTGCTTGCCCTGGTCATCAATGTCTATGCGCAGAAACTGCGCGATCGCTGA